One window of the Cryptomeria japonica chromosome 7, Sugi_1.0, whole genome shotgun sequence genome contains the following:
- the LOC131074853 gene encoding abscisic stress-ripening protein 5, which produces MSEERHHHHLFHHKKEEEENAPDSGSYGSGGYNTTQGGYGQSETTYGSDGYNATQGGYGQSETTYGSDGYNATQGGYGQSETTYGSDGYNATQGGYGQTETAYGSSDYQTGPGYTADSTYVKQTTVDYSQEDAYEKAKKEEKHHKHLEHVGEMGTAAAGAFALYEKHESKKDPEHAHRHKIEEEIAAAAAVGSGGFAFHERHERKEDKEEEEEAHGKKHHHLF; this is translated from the exons ATGTCTGAAGAGCGCCACCATCACCATCTCTTCCACcacaagaaggaagaggaagaaaatgctCCAGACAGCGGTTCTTATGGATCAGGCGGCTATAATACCACTCAAGGTGGGTATGGACAATCTGAGACTACATATGGATCGGACGGCTATAATGCCACTCAGGGTGGGTATGGACAATCTGAGACTACCTATGGCTCGGACGGCTATAATGCCACTCAAGGTGGGTATGGACAATCTGAGACTACATATGGATCGGACGGCTATAATGCCACTCAAGGTGGGTATGGACAAACTGAGACTGCATATGGATCGTCCGATTATCAGACTGGACCGGGCTATACCGCTGACTCTACATATGTAAAGCAAACCACAGTTGATTATAGTCAAGAAGACGCGTATGAGAAGGCGAAAAAGGAGGAAAAACACCACAAACATTTGGAGCATGTTGGTGAAATGGGTACTGCTGCTGCTGGAGCAtttgctctg TATGAGAAGCATGAATCAAAGAAAGATCCAGAGCATGCCCACAGGCACAAGATAGAGGAGGAGATTGCTGCAGCTGCTGCGGTGGGCAGTGGTGGTTTTGCATTCCATGAACGCCATGAGAGGAAGGAAGacaaggaggaagaagaggaagcccATGGCAAGAAGCATCACCATCTCTTTTGA